In the Symphalangus syndactylus isolate Jambi chromosome 17, NHGRI_mSymSyn1-v2.1_pri, whole genome shotgun sequence genome, TGCATTTTCCTCCCCCTAGAAGGCTTGGAAAATACAGCCTGCAAACAACTGTTTTAGTCCAATCTGATGAAGGGCCCGAGGCCCAGAGTGggaagtgacttgttcaaggctGGAGGTAAACCAGGACTGGACCTGAAGCTCTTCAACCCTGGGCCCCTGCAGAGTTGAATGAAAATACTTAgcattatttctttccatttgtacCAAACTAATTGAAATATCTCAAGGACAGTCCTCATCACATTttccataattattttatttaaatattttatatatttatttataaatattattatttccttctagGCTGGTGAGTTCCTTGAGGGATAAGATGCTGTGTTGTTCATTTTATGTCTCCTTTGCcctgtattttactttattttattttatatcattttatttcattttatttttagagacagaatcttactctgtcacccaggctggagtgcaatggcaccattaTAGCTCACTCTAACCTCGAACAAGGTAACCTGtaacctgggctcaagtgattctcccacctcagcctcccaagtagctagaaacacaggcacataccaccacgcctgactaattttttttctttttttgtagagacgggggtcttactctgtttctcaggctggtctcaaactcctggcctcaagtgatcctcccacctcagcctcccaaagggttgtgattacaagtgtgagtcactgcacctggcctccttctCCCTGTAATTGTCACAGACTAGATACATGCATGAATAAATGTGtgaagatgaatgaatgaatggattgatTTTGGTAGTATGTGAAATGCAGTTGGTTATACTTAAGTGAATAGAGAAGGAGAAGCATGATGGGGAAGGGATCTAAACATAATTCATTGGTATGAAAATGAAACTCTTATCCCAAAGCTGATAGCTGAAATGCTGTTAGCCAACATCTCGATTATAGCCGGTACAGAGCGCCAGCTAGCCGGCAGACTTTATGTGAATCAGGAAAAAGTGTCCCTTCAGGGAAAACGAATTAGTAAAAGACACACCTTCCTTTTATGTTATAGCCTGACCGGGTTGTGTCTTGTGCACCTGCACAACCATCCTTGAGGGCCCTGAGCTGGTGGGGAGCAGAACTTGGTTCTTTCCCAGGCCCACTGATGATTTCTGTGTGGTTCATCTCACCCCTAGGCCTCTGGGCCCTGGTGAACAATGCTGGTGTGGGCCTGCCTAGTGGTCCCAACGAATGGCTGACCAAGGAGGACTTTGTGAAGGTGATTAATGTGAACCTGGTGGGACTGATCGAAGTGACCCTTCACATGCTGCCCATGGTCAAGAGAGCCCGGGGCAGGGTTGTCAACATGTCCAGCTCTGGTGGTCGTGTAGCTGTCATTGGTGGTGGCTACTGCGTCTCCAAGTTTGGCGTTGAGGCCTTCTCTGACAGCATCAGGTAACTGGGCCCTGGTACTAAACCATTCCGGGTGGAAATCCCAGGTATTAGAGAGGGTTGGGAGTGACAGCATGTGGGCAGGGGAATTCCGCAGACAGGAAGCTAACACAATAGCAGAAGGAAGGTTAGACCTCAAGGTGCTTTCTCCAAGGACCAAGAGAAGGGATGAGGAGAAGAGGTAGGGTGGAAATACAAGGCATCAGGTGGGCCTTCCCTTGAGCGGCACCAGGGTGAGTGAAACCCTGTTTGGGCCTATGAGAGGAGGGAGAGTCCCCCAAACAGACAGACAGGCCTGGAGGCACAGGTCTCCTCTGGGAAGTCCTTAGAGGAGCATGTAGGCCTTGTGTAGACCCACACCCTTCACCATGTGGGTGTTGAGTGAGGGGTTGCtaatgggagggacctggtgggaggcaaggCTTTGGCCTAGATTCTCTATTGACTTCTTCTCACTGGTTATGCCTAATGCAAATTGCCCAGAGACTGCTGGGCCAGTTTTGGAAAGGGCTGAGTCCCTAAGGAAGGGCTTATTTGCACAAAGCAATGCCAGGGCCAAGTACAGGGGTGGGGGAAGCATCTCTGGGTCCCTGAAAGACAAGCCCATCCAGAGGTGACTCTCCCTGATGATTGTCATCTTGGGGCCCAGACTGACTGCAACTCTTCTTTCCCAGGCGTGAGCTCTACTACTTTGGGGTGAAGGTCTGCATCATTGAGCCAGGGAACTATCGGACAGCCATTCTCGGCAAGGAGAACCTGGAGTCACGTATGCGAAAGCTTTGGGAGAGGCTGCCTCAGGAGACCCGGGACAGCTATGGAGAGGATTATTTCCACATCTGTAAGTTCCTGGGGCAGGAGAGGGGTCTCTGATGGGGGGCGAGTGGGTCTTGGGGTCATTAGCTGGCTTTCCGTTTACAGATGGTGAGACAAAACGCAGAGGAGTTCAggacccaaggtcacacagtggcagagctggggtttgaGAATAGACAGCAAGTGGCAGAATCATCACTTCTGGAGTGGCCCGGGGAGTTAAGGGCAATTCAGCCCACTCCTGGCACCTGCCCCCACAGCATCATGATGCAGGGGAATCAGGTGAAAATGCACTGAGATAAATACAGCGAAGAGATCAAGGGCATGGctgctggagccagactgcctgggttcaaatcctggctctactacTTACCAGCTAGGAGACTTTGGACCTATTACCTGGTTTTCCcatgactcagttttcttatttacaAAATGGAGCTAGAGATAGTGCCTCCCTCATGGGGTTGCTATGAGGGTTAGTATGTGCGAAGTACTTGGCACATTCCGAGCGCttgttaataaagaagaaaatgagcacATGGAGATTTAAAAGGGAAGGTCTCTAGGcaactctctttctctccctgagCTGAGGGTCTCCTGTGAATCATAGGTGTTTTTGGAGGGTAGAGGTGGGACACGGCAGCTGTTCACCCTGCTGCCCCAAAACTTTGTGCCACGGAAGTTGTCTGCTGGACGTCATATGTCAACAGAGCACAAAGCCAAGACAgcaatttttttcacttaatacatacacatttcattgcatttttgttttttgtttttgttttgaatcaGTAATACAAAGCATGCAAGGCTGCCATGTCCCAAGCCTATGTGGGGCTGGAGAGCTGGAGCAGACACAGCAGTATGCCTGCCCTTCACTGCCTGTAGCTTATGGCCCAGTAGGGGAGACAAACATTAATAAAAACACATGTGTTTATGGTAGATGTGGATAAGTGCTACAGAGGAGAAACAGGGTTGTGAAAGAAGAATGGAGCAGGAAGTTGCGGTCCCAATTCAGACTATGGTGAAGGGGAGAGCTTCTCTGAGTTGAGACTTTGAGGAGGAATAAGAGTTAGGTGTTGCTGGGAAGGGGAAAGAGGGGATGAGTAGGGACTTTTTTTCTGCAGGAAGGCTCTGAGGCAGAAAACTGCATTTGAGGAACTTTAAAGAAACCAGCAGGTGGGAAGCAATGGGAGGTAGCTGGGGTATACGGAATAAATTAGAGCATCAAAGCACACTGAGGATTAAGGGGTGAGGGAGAGGAAGCCATCAAGGGTGAGTGCTAGCTTTACAGCTTGAAGAACATGGTGAATGGAGGTGTCTTCATTCATTGATTTAGGGAAGCCTCAGGGAAAAATGTTTGGAGTACTCCTTAGATAAATTCATCTTTTAGTGCTAGGCATGTTAGGATTCTGTGAGAAGAAAATGTCTAAGGATTTACACTAGTTGGGACTTACTCAGTGACAGAAGATCCAATGCAAATTATTTAAGCAGAAAAGGAATTTCTTGCCTCACCTGACTAAAAAGTTGAGCAAGATAAGCTTCAGGTACAACCTGACCCAGACTGCAAATGACGTTGCTAGGACCTGGTTCCACCCATTTCTTGGCTCTGCTTCTTTTGCACTGACTCCGGTCTCTAAGCTCTCTCCCCTGTGGGAGCCACATTGCTGCAGCCTCTCTTCACCTCCACCTAGGGTGAGGTCTGCTGGGAAAATAGGAGAGTTATTTCCAGTATCTCTCCCAAAAGTCCTAATATACACTCCAACTTGAAGGACCTATGGTGGCCACATCATGGGGGACCACAAGATGCACCCAACCCTAAACCAATCACTGGGCCCAGGGGAACGTGAAGGTGTGATTGGCTCAGGCTGGGCCATGTGCTCTGCCCAGACCAATGGACATAGTGTGGGAGAGGCATAGGTCCCCAAAGGGAAATCTGCAGCTGTTGGGAACAAGGAGAGTAGATGTTAGCGTGTGTGGGGAAGAATATTTATCCTTTGTTGATCATTCTTAGCAAAGAGAAGTTCAAATTATTTGTGGAGCTGCTCAGAGGCTGGGGTGAAATGGATTCAGCCAGTGTCTGGAAACCTCACAAAGTCATTTTCTAAGTAAGCATTCAGGGTGAAGAGAGCTTGTAGTATCTTTAGTGTGGTCCATGAAagaatatgtataaaggcaaacTCTTCTGAAAACCTTGTCCAAAAGCTGGTATTGTACTAAAGAATAGTAAGGATTGGGTTTATAAAATATCTTAGGCCAATTCACCTGTAGTCGACACCATAATTTCAGAGGAAAATTTTCAGGCAGTGGTCAACTACATTTAGATAAACGTTTTCCCAAGTGGTTATACTAGAATTTTCGCTTCAGTTGCCCAGTGTTTATTGGGATACAGAGATGAGACAGTCTCCAGGAAACTAGCAGGGAAGATGTGAAAGCAAATACA is a window encoding:
- the SDR9C7 gene encoding short-chain dehydrogenase/reductase family 9C member 7 isoform X3 is translated as MQVLAACFTEEGAQKLQQDTSYRLQTTLLDVTKSENIKAVAQWVRDKVGEQGLWALVNNAGVGLPSGPNEWLTKEDFVKVINVNLVGLIEVTLHMLPMVKRARGRVVNMSSSGGRVAVIGGGYCVSKFGVEAFSDSIRRELYYFGVKVCIIEPGNYRTAILGKENLESRMRKLWERLPQETRDSYGEDYFHIYTDKLKNVMQVAEPRVRDVINSMEHAIVSRSPRIRYNPGLDAKLLYIPLAKLPTPVTDFILSRYLPRPADSV